The following proteins are encoded in a genomic region of Chryseobacterium cucumeris:
- a CDS encoding restriction endonuclease subunit S gives MKKLEDIVKNISSGKSKNSTSQGKYPFFGSTGVISYSNQSDYSGDKILIARVGANAGFIYKVKGSYAVSDNTLIVDIKNEKVLDFIFYYLSKFNLNKLIFGSGQPLITGGQLKSIRITLPSIEEQNKISTFFPLIDNRIQTQKKIIEKLETLMNTSREKIFSQKLRFKDEHGNYFPKWKLNKLGNLGMFFSGGTPLTSNRKYYQGNIPFIKSGEINSVETEQFISEDALKNSSAKMVNVGDILYALYGATSGEAGISKLNGAINQAILCIRTELDNLFLLNYLKFKKQNILSTYLQGGQGNLSSEIIKSLLIPIPDSNEQVKIANFLSSIQEKIETEKQILEKLELQKKFLLSNLFI, from the coding sequence GTGAAGAAGTTGGAAGATATTGTGAAAAATATTTCTTCAGGGAAATCAAAAAATAGTACTTCACAAGGTAAATATCCTTTTTTTGGGTCAACTGGAGTAATTTCTTATTCTAATCAATCAGACTATTCTGGTGATAAAATACTAATCGCAAGAGTTGGAGCAAATGCTGGATTTATTTATAAAGTAAAAGGAAGTTATGCTGTTTCTGATAACACATTAATCGTAGATATAAAAAATGAGAAAGTCTTAGACTTTATTTTTTACTATTTATCAAAGTTTAATCTTAATAAATTAATATTTGGTTCTGGGCAACCATTAATTACTGGAGGGCAGTTAAAATCAATTAGAATAACACTTCCTTCAATCGAGGAACAAAACAAGATATCAACTTTCTTCCCACTTATCGATAACAGAATTCAAACCCAAAAGAAAATAATTGAGAAGTTAGAAACCTTAATGAACACAAGTCGTGAAAAGATATTTTCTCAAAAATTAAGATTTAAAGATGAGCACGGAAATTACTTTCCTAAATGGAAGCTAAACAAATTGGGGAATTTAGGAATGTTTTTTTCGGGAGGAACTCCATTAACATCTAATAGAAAGTATTATCAGGGAAATATTCCATTTATCAAATCTGGAGAAATTAACTCCGTTGAAACTGAGCAATTTATCTCGGAAGATGCTTTGAAAAATTCTTCTGCAAAAATGGTAAATGTTGGTGATATATTATATGCCTTATATGGTGCAACTAGTGGAGAAGCTGGGATATCAAAATTAAATGGTGCTATAAATCAGGCAATTTTATGTATAAGAACAGAACTTGATAACTTATTTTTATTAAATTATTTGAAATTTAAAAAACAAAATATTTTAAGTACATATCTTCAAGGAGGACAAGGGAACTTATCTTCTGAAATAATAAAATCTTTATTAATACCAATTCCTGATTCCAATGAACAAGTAAAAATAGCTAATTTTCTTTCTTCAATTCAAGAAAAAATAGAAACAGAAAAACAGATTTTAGAAAAATTAGAGCTTCAGAAAAAATTTCTTTTATCTAATTTGTTTATTTGA
- a CDS encoding restriction endonuclease subunit S: MTKKNKSVKNFPNSGDLGIPKLRFPEFGIEKWETKRLGEIANFTKGKGISKSDIDENGETECIRYGELYTFYEEVISEIKSKTNTDISSLVLSEANDVIIPASGETQIDIATASCVLKHGVALGGDLNIIKTKNNGVFLSYYLNSKKKLEIAKLSQGISVVHLYSSQLALLNLKFPPLEEQNKLANFLSLLNSRIQTQKKIIEDLQITKKEISFKLFKEGFNSSESKKENFQKLGDLTYIVNKKNKENLKLPVYSINNKKGFISQAEQFEGIDSDERGYDISLYKIIEKETFAYNPARINVGSIGYSRNLENIIISSLYVCFKTTDAVDDEFLFQYLRTDIFRKEVLRNVEGGVRDYLFYENFSRIKINLPDLKEQIKIAKLLSKFDEKITLENELLIQYENQKKYLLQNLFV, encoded by the coding sequence ATGACAAAAAAAAATAAAAGTGTAAAGAATTTTCCTAATTCAGGTGATTTAGGGATTCCAAAGCTCAGATTTCCTGAATTTGGGATTGAAAAATGGGAAACTAAAAGACTGGGAGAAATTGCAAATTTCACTAAAGGCAAAGGCATTTCAAAAAGCGATATAGACGAAAATGGAGAAACTGAATGTATTAGATATGGAGAGTTATATACTTTTTATGAAGAAGTTATTTCGGAAATAAAATCAAAAACAAATACAGATATTTCTTCTCTTGTTTTAAGTGAAGCTAATGATGTTATAATTCCTGCTTCTGGAGAAACTCAAATTGATATTGCAACCGCATCTTGTGTTCTCAAACATGGAGTTGCTTTAGGTGGAGATTTGAATATAATAAAAACTAAAAACAATGGTGTTTTTCTTTCATATTATTTGAACAGCAAAAAGAAATTAGAAATAGCCAAACTCTCTCAAGGAATTTCTGTTGTACACTTGTATTCAAGTCAACTAGCGTTATTAAATTTGAAATTTCCTCCATTGGAAGAACAAAACAAATTAGCAAACTTTTTATCTCTTTTAAATTCTCGCATTCAAACCCAAAAGAAAATAATTGAGGATTTACAAATAACAAAAAAAGAAATATCTTTTAAGCTTTTTAAAGAAGGATTTAACTCATCAGAATCAAAAAAAGAAAATTTCCAAAAATTAGGAGACCTAACCTATATTGTGAATAAAAAAAATAAGGAAAACCTCAAACTACCAGTTTATTCAATCAACAATAAAAAAGGATTTATAAGTCAGGCTGAACAGTTTGAAGGTATTGATAGTGACGAGAGAGGCTATGATATTTCGTTATACAAAATAATAGAGAAAGAAACCTTTGCTTATAATCCTGCAAGAATCAATGTTGGTTCAATTGGTTATAGTAGAAATTTGGAAAATATTATAATTAGTTCTTTGTATGTCTGTTTTAAAACAACAGATGCAGTTGATGATGAGTTTTTATTTCAATATCTACGAACTGATATTTTCAGAAAAGAAGTTTTAAGAAATGTAGAGGGAGGCGTTAGAGATTATTTATTCTATGAAAATTTTTCGAGAATAAAAATTAATCTGCCAGATTTGAAAGAACAAATTAAAATAGCTAAGCTTTTATCAAAATTTGATGAGAAAATAACCCTAGAAAACGAATTACTAATTCAATACGAAAATCAGAAAAAATATTTATTACAAAATCTTTTTGTTTAA
- a CDS encoding type I restriction-modification system subunit M yields the protein MSEEQKRQLQQQLWNIANTLRGKMDADEFRDYILGFIFYKYLSEKIHFTANKILLDSGEDIDYNDVDENSESGKEIVEAIYEEVVEDLGYFLKPSELFSNIAKKGHQKQEGKSNFILAELSKILNNIEQSTLGTNSEDDFEGLFDDLDLTSAKLGRTEDEKNTLISKVLYHLDDIDFNLSDTNADVLGDAYEYLIAQFASGAGKKAGEFYTPQQVSTILARIVTSRKSQLKSVYDPTCGSGSLLLRVAREAKVSDFYGQEMNRTTYNLARMNMILHGVNYSNFDIRQEDTLEKPQHLDKTFDAIVANPPFSAKWSANELHLLDERFSQYGKLAPSSKADFAFIQHMIHHLDENGIMAVVMPHGVLFRGAAELVIRKYLIKEKNYLDAVIGLPANIFFGTSIPTCILIFKKCREADEDILFVDASKEFEKQKNQNVLLNEHIDKIVETYQNRTVIEKFSHKATLQEVADNDYNLNIPRYVDTFEEEEEIDIQAVMAEIKQLEAKRSQLDAEIEVYLKELGLVS from the coding sequence ATGTCAGAAGAACAGAAACGACAGTTGCAACAGCAACTTTGGAATATAGCTAATACTTTACGTGGTAAAATGGATGCTGATGAATTCAGAGATTACATTTTAGGATTTATCTTTTACAAATATCTTTCTGAAAAAATTCATTTTACAGCAAACAAAATTTTATTAGATTCTGGAGAAGATATTGATTATAATGATGTTGATGAAAATTCAGAATCTGGAAAAGAAATTGTTGAAGCTATTTATGAAGAAGTTGTTGAAGATCTGGGTTATTTTCTAAAGCCTTCTGAGCTTTTTAGTAATATTGCTAAAAAAGGACATCAAAAGCAGGAAGGCAAATCTAATTTCATCTTAGCTGAACTTTCCAAAATCCTAAATAATATTGAGCAATCTACTCTTGGAACTAATAGTGAAGATGACTTTGAAGGATTGTTTGATGATTTAGATCTTACTTCAGCAAAATTAGGGAGAACAGAAGACGAAAAAAACACGTTGATTTCAAAAGTCTTATATCATCTCGATGATATTGATTTCAATTTATCGGATACTAATGCTGACGTTTTGGGGGATGCCTATGAGTATCTAATTGCACAGTTTGCCAGCGGTGCTGGAAAAAAAGCAGGTGAGTTCTATACTCCACAACAAGTTTCTACTATTTTAGCAAGAATTGTCACAAGTAGAAAATCACAATTAAAGTCTGTTTATGATCCAACTTGCGGAAGTGGTTCTTTGCTTCTACGTGTTGCCCGTGAAGCAAAAGTAAGTGATTTTTATGGTCAGGAAATGAACCGTACTACTTACAATCTTGCAAGAATGAATATGATTCTTCATGGTGTTAATTATAGCAACTTTGATATAAGACAGGAAGACACATTAGAAAAGCCTCAACACCTTGACAAAACCTTTGATGCTATTGTTGCTAACCCTCCTTTCTCTGCTAAATGGAGTGCTAATGAACTCCATCTTTTGGATGAAAGATTTTCACAATATGGAAAATTAGCACCATCTTCAAAAGCAGATTTTGCCTTCATTCAACATATGATTCACCATTTAGATGAAAATGGAATTATGGCAGTCGTTATGCCTCATGGTGTTCTGTTCCGTGGTGCAGCGGAATTAGTTATCCGAAAATATCTAATTAAAGAAAAAAATTATTTAGATGCAGTAATTGGTTTACCTGCCAATATTTTCTTTGGTACTAGTATTCCGACTTGTATTTTAATCTTTAAGAAATGTCGTGAAGCCGATGAAGATATTCTGTTTGTAGATGCCAGTAAAGAATTTGAAAAACAGAAAAATCAGAATGTGCTTCTCAATGAACATATTGACAAAATTGTTGAAACCTATCAAAACCGTACGGTAATTGAAAAATTCAGTCATAAAGCTACTTTACAAGAGGTTGCGGATAATGATTATAACTTGAATATTCCGAGATATGTCGATACTTTTGAAGAAGAGGAGGAAATTGATATTCAAGCGGTAATGGCTGAAATTAAACAGCTTGAAGCAAAGCGTTCTCAATTAGATGCGGAAATCGAAGTATATTTGAAAGAATTAGGCTTAGTAAGCTAA
- a CDS encoding molecular chaperone — protein MSRLSLLLFSLLFLSSFHGFAQTGVSVSPPRLYFESGNGNSNTQTITVTNVSAKNSLDLAVSLGDWEYDGKGENVTYPANTLPASCASWVSVKKEENYFTLAPGEKKDIEVTITVPNALSDQLAAHTAVLYVSQMNPVDDVDHKGANIKVSIRSGIKLFHKLPAAKTKKLEIQNLVYGKTTNTVNLFFENQGDVWGDGKIYTDFVNTQTGKKVSLDPVIFYSMPGNKREMDIPLPASLEKGKYTASVMIDYGDNNNLELGELSFSYE, from the coding sequence ATGAGCAGACTTTCTCTTCTCCTTTTCAGTCTTCTTTTCCTATCATCTTTTCACGGATTTGCACAAACAGGAGTTTCGGTTTCACCACCAAGACTGTACTTTGAGTCGGGAAACGGAAACAGCAATACCCAGACAATAACGGTAACGAATGTAAGTGCCAAAAATTCTCTGGACCTGGCTGTAAGTTTAGGAGATTGGGAATATGACGGCAAAGGTGAGAATGTAACGTATCCTGCCAATACCCTTCCCGCTTCCTGCGCAAGTTGGGTTTCGGTCAAAAAAGAAGAGAATTACTTTACGCTGGCTCCGGGAGAAAAAAAAGATATTGAGGTTACCATTACGGTTCCTAATGCACTTTCAGACCAACTGGCTGCCCATACGGCCGTTTTATATGTAAGCCAGATGAATCCGGTAGATGATGTGGATCATAAAGGCGCCAACATCAAGGTAAGCATCCGCTCAGGAATCAAATTATTCCACAAGCTGCCTGCCGCCAAAACGAAAAAACTTGAAATCCAGAATCTGGTATACGGAAAAACAACCAATACAGTCAACCTCTTTTTTGAAAATCAGGGCGATGTATGGGGTGACGGAAAAATATACACTGACTTTGTGAATACCCAAACCGGAAAAAAAGTATCACTGGATCCCGTTATCTTTTACTCCATGCCCGGAAACAAAAGAGAAATGGATATCCCTCTTCCGGCAAGCCTTGAAAAAGGAAAGTATACCGCTTCGGTAATGATTGATTATGGAGACAACAACAATCTGGAATTAGGAGAATTAAGTTTCAGCTATGAATAG
- a CDS encoding helix-turn-helix domain-containing protein, whose translation MYKITDQLKNIGFSINRLDYIIARNNNKREFNTLEYFCIYIILENIQLTVENVPYPLKRGSIAFVGPQKKIVFGETKRSDVYSIAFSSSFYERSTKDSLFINSQLFYNYNSDIFIAPFLNVEQMRVVFLEQMESFRKKDESLYIAAAHNAIERLMLDALLHIPTEEIKKEIKFDYMYYVNRFKVLLQRDYKKAKKVAYYAEELNISSRKLTEMTEYVLGKTAKHIIIEKLITECKKALSFSNSTISEISYDLGFSNEGNFTNFIKKHTGKNPSEMK comes from the coding sequence ATGTACAAAATAACGGATCAGTTAAAAAATATAGGATTCAGTATCAATCGTTTAGATTATATTATCGCCCGAAATAACAACAAAAGAGAATTCAATACCCTGGAATATTTTTGCATTTATATTATTCTGGAAAATATCCAGCTAACGGTAGAGAATGTTCCATACCCTTTAAAAAGAGGAAGTATTGCCTTCGTAGGGCCGCAAAAGAAAATAGTCTTCGGTGAAACCAAAAGATCAGATGTATATTCAATTGCTTTTTCATCCAGTTTTTATGAAAGATCAACCAAAGACAGTCTTTTTATCAATTCTCAGCTTTTTTATAATTATAATTCCGACATATTTATAGCACCTTTCCTGAATGTAGAACAGATGAGAGTGGTTTTTCTGGAGCAGATGGAAAGTTTCAGGAAAAAGGATGAAAGCTTATATATAGCGGCTGCCCATAATGCTATAGAACGACTGATGCTGGATGCCCTTCTGCATATTCCTACTGAAGAAATCAAAAAGGAAATCAAATTTGACTATATGTATTATGTCAACCGGTTCAAAGTTCTGTTGCAAAGAGACTATAAAAAGGCAAAAAAAGTGGCTTATTACGCCGAAGAACTTAATATCTCATCAAGAAAACTGACCGAGATGACAGAATATGTATTGGGAAAAACAGCCAAACATATCATCATTGAAAAACTCATTACCGAATGCAAAAAAGCCCTGAGCTTCTCCAACTCCACGATTTCTGAGATATCTTATGATCTGGGTTTCAGCAATGAAGGAAACTTTACTAATTTTATTAAAAAACATACGGGAAAAAATCCCTCCGAAATGAAATAA